A DNA window from Desertibacillus haloalkaliphilus contains the following coding sequences:
- a CDS encoding cupin domain-containing protein, with protein sequence MIVRVEIEKGFEGDIDQHPEEQVSYLEKGSLEFEVGGEKKIISKGESQYVPSNEEHRVKVLEDCVIIDVFTPIRKDLLKQG encoded by the coding sequence ATGATCGTGAGAGTGGAGATAGAGAAAGGATTTGAAGGTGACATTGATCAGCACCCAGAGGAGCAAGTAAGTTATCTTGAAAAAGGATCCCTTGAATTTGAGGTCGGCGGTGAAAAGAAGATCATTAGTAAAGGCGAAAGCCAATACGTTCCATCGAATGAAGAACACCGTGTCAAGGTGTTAGAGGACTGTGTCATCATTGATGTTTTTACACCGATTCGAAAGGATCTTTTAAAACAAGGATAG